AACCTAGAAAAGTAAAAAGCCTGCAGTACTTGTGCTGCCTCATTAAGTACACATTGAGATGACCATCACATGAAACACGTGGAGCAACTCCTACAGTACTGCTACAACACTAAAACTAATGTTGTCCAAGGCAAACAAAATGTCCATTTGTATGCACTCTAAGGCTTTAGAAGGAAATGATGTTTTTGGCCTCAGAAACATCATTCATTATTCTACCATCTGTGTACAGACCCTTAACCAAACCCAATAGGTGCGGTGAAAAAAATCTAATATTAttaaagaatatatatttttctgcAATTGATTTAGCAAATAAAACCCAGTAATAACCTGAAACATTTCAGGTAAGCCATGTGCAAATGCACATATAAAAgcgtatatacataaatatttttttctatcaCAAATGTAATTCTGAATCAGTAAATTTAGGTGGtttgttatttgtatttttgcaatgagacatttttgttatttaaacaaacagttatttgtgtatgtatatgatgcaAAAACATACAACATATTGAATGGAATAATTCATGTTTTTAATACACTAAAATATTAGTTTTTGAAGTACAATCAATTGTACTTTTGAGAGGACTAAGAAATGTGAATTACCAAAGTatctactgtgtgaatgtgagtgtgaatgttgtctgtccatctgtgttggccctgcgatgaggtggcgacttgtccagggtgtaccccgccttccgcccgattgtagctgagataggcaccagcgccccccgcgtccccaaaagggaataagcggtagaaaatggatggatggatcatccattcatcttcttccgcttatccgaggtcggttcgcgggggcagcagcctaagcagggaagcccatactttcctctccccagccacttcatccagctcttctcgggggatcccgaagtaTCAATttaattttactatttttttaatccaattgtAATGCAAAGGATAcatttttgggattttcaaacCGACTTGTGCTGGTATTTTTTTTATGGAAGCTACTGTATGTATGGCACACAAACATCTGCTTCAACAAAACATGAGTTTGTTTTTatcatattatttgtatttttatcatATTATTTCATATATTTACCATTGACtttctccccccaaaaaattgatgCCAAATCAAAAATTGTATGTACACACTTGGgctaatcatgcaatttattttgacggTACAAACTCTTTTACCTTAACCgctatacggtcagtgatcagatcaatgaaaaaaattaatacataaCTTTAAAATACAGTCTAAAAGAcctttatataaaacttttacatGGTTTCatacaaataaatgacatgcattaaAGTAAAACGTTTAAAACGATCCcgaatgacattctgacaatacggTTGCATTTGTATGCAAATCCATCTGGTGGCACGCCAACAAATCAAAtggttaaagtacagtgttttatgttcctatattcaaacagtgttactgttcaaactgtgtataatgttacagtggccagaaAATGCTACACTACTGAATTTTTATGTtggtcaatatggtggtacttgtAGAGTCAAGTTCTTTCTGAGGTGATAAACAAAGTTTTAGAACCACTCTACTAGAGCAATAGAATGAATGTTATGGCAAGTtgaacatgttttgtttattttgaactatttttgctaaaatacgcattgaggctTGAAATGTGTTTAATCCGATTACTCTATTAATCAAACAAACTGATAGATTACTTGGTTAGTAAAATAATCCATAGCTTTAGCCCTTATCATGTGGACTTGTTTTAAACACAGAAACCCCTTCATAAGGCTTTGGTCCTATTTTCATATAGCATAATTTGTAAATGAAAGTTTGGGTTGAATAATGTAAACTGTGGTTATCTCACATCGTTCTCAGCCACAGTATGTGCTGATTAAAGATAAATCAACAGTGGGCTTAGTGATTCAAAGAGGGTTTCTGAGTCAGTAAGAAAAACATGTTGTCGGTGCATTTAACCATTTCAGTGgttttgaatcaatcaatcagcttTTCATTTCATGTTTGAACAATAGGACCTTTAATAACTTTTGGTAAAGTGGTGATGACTGCAATAGTTTGAAGTTTGTTGGAGCCTTTATTCACATCTTAAAGTCACGTTTTTTGACAAGAGGTCCGCTAAGGCGTGACGTTTTTGGTTGACGTAGACAGAACATTTTGGGACAAGTTGTTgataatggatgaatggatgggtatATCTTTCCATCTACCCATCAGgttttaatttgtaaaaatctgtaaaactctaaatataaacatgaattaaacataacaaaagtatAACGTCCATTGTGTACTTTACATGAATAATGtctattgtgtattttacataaataaaatagaaggtttagtgttaatatatCCACACAATAAACTAAAAAGGTTTACACATATAGAAATAACACAACAGTCGCACAACAAACATTGAATGTGACTTAACTTAGCGGTATTGCCCTCAACTGGTCAAATTTATCACTACATGTATTAAACGAGatttgcttgttactctcagacaAAAAAACGACCAGAAATACAAAAGACATTGCAAAGTCAGCAATTGTTTTTCAAGGGTTGAATGTGTAGTCTTCTTCTACTGATCCCTACTGCTGCTTCAaatttgatgtgaagtgaattatatttatacagcgcttttctctagtgactcaaagcgctttttatatagtgaaacccactatctaagttacatttaaaccagtgtgggtggcactgggagcaggtgggtaaagtgtcttgcccaagtgactacgatggcggaagcggggatcgaacctgcaaccctcaagttgctggcacggccactctaccaactgagctataccacccGTGACACATATGCCTCGCTGTGGCCCCCTGCAGAGTAGCGGGAGTACTGGTGGTTTCATCATTCCTATTTGTGTGATGTCCGGCaggccaaatgaaaagctttggtgggccggatgtggcccgcgggccgccagttgaataaaGCTGCACTACACTGTGTGCTCACTGTTTCAACTCAGACATCTCACTCACTTGTAAGTTACACTGAGGAAGATTACAGTATTGCCACTTTTGAGCTAACCTTAGAGATTTATTTGTGTCTTccttgcctcacaatacgaaggtcctgcagtcctgggttctgtgtggagtttgcatttcctccccgtgaatgcgtgggttccctccgggtactccggcttcctcccacttccaaagacatgcacctggggataggttgattggcaacactaaaattggccctagtgtgtgaatgtgagtgtgaatgttgtctgtctatctgtgttggccctgcgatgacgtggcgacttgtccagggtgtacccgccttccgcccgattgtagctgagataggcgccagcgcccccccgccaccccgaaagggaataagcggtagtgaatggatggatgggtggatgtattTCTTGACTATTGCGACCGTTTTTTGTCATTAAAGAAAGCTAGCAGGGTCATTGATTCTGTACCGTTGCAAGATGTAGTTGGAGAGAATGGTGTTATCCTTCCTGCAGACCCTGAGACTATAGTTTAAGAAGGTAGTAATGATTAAAAGACAACCACAAGTATTAAAGCAAGTGTAACTGAGGGCCATTTTGTTTTATGATTTTATCTGTATGTCAATGTTATTCAGTTAAATGCAGAATCTGCTTTTATCGTGAAGTCCGAGAGTGAGGTTGGCTTTGACATGCTTGACTAAAGAATGTGTCGCATCAGGGCAAAAAAGACAAAATTGAatgttttggaatttttttttattattatttcattaaattgttgtaatacatttttttcatttgtgtATTctaaatgtcctttgtgtttttgtGTACATTGTCAGTGACTTAGGATATAAATTAATGAATATTTTAGGTATGAGATGATCCGACTTAAACTAAGTCGTGACTTACATCACTGTCTGCAGACTTGTTCATagtctctcccgtccaaaggcaaaacccagtaactcaattttggtcaaaactgagctgataataattttggagttcctaggtgatatgctttacattagtgtatgcgaaattgcaatttgttccgtaagtaaggtgttacgtgcatggcaggacctagcaactaccacataaccgcgtagatacaacagaagaacctagtatctcaagggaccaatcggaatttctttgtcagtcgccttattgtctttaatgagacatttgcacgaatgggggccgacagtcaacctgattatgtgatattatggcacgaggggatatttggaagattggcccaggacgttgcaagcaccttcattaaatgtattgttcttgattcttccccttgcatactcttttgggcagataactgtggaggtcaaaatgaaaactggatgctgtacacggctcttgctcaatgtgcaaacgcagaatggggcccacccgagattgtgataaaatatctggagaaagggcacacgttgatgagagcagattcaatccatggctcaatcggcaagaaaatgaaagctcaagaaaacatctctacgtttgatgactttgtagatctttgtaagacagcatcaagatagattggttttcctttgttttctcaaaatcagctagaagtgagttactaggttttgcctttggacgggagatctgaGGACCATCGGTTGATATTTTAGGGCTGCAGCAATTAATTGATACAAAAAAAGAttggatttgtttttgtttcaattAATCCTTTCATGAGTGTAActaatacaaatgtataaaatctGGACCACATGGATTGCCCGGTAATTTAAATACTGTACAGCCTCAGCAATGGAGCGCACATGAGAgtggtgttttcttttttttaaatgctaaaagAGAAATTTCAACATAGCTGCATTTGTTACAGAGCTGGTTATAGCAAGCAGAATAATTGTTGTTTAGTTTAACTATTGTCCCTAAAATACACATTAAggcaaatagtttttttattcgattacttgattaatcaaacaaattaattgatagattactaaaataattgctGGATGCAGCCTTAATATTTTCAACTGTCTGTCCAGTATTGTGCAATAACGAGGTATCTTTTTAGAACACAATTGTATACAAGATATGTAAGGGGCCCTTGCTCCTGTTTGATAGGCCCCTGGCCTGGAAAACTTTGAAGACCCCTTTCTTTTTTGATAGCATCGGTTTTAGTTATCTGTATCATCAGAGTCCACTATGCTAAttgaatcactgtgtgtttgttgttgcctGCAGTGCCATGGCGTCTGAGCACGGTGCCAGCACGTGGAGGTGCAAGCAGGTGGCCCAGTGGCTGCAGGAGCATGGATTTGATAACTTAGTGGAGCTGCTTTGCACTCGGCACCGCCTGGATGGACCTAGTCTCCTCGCTCTGACTGAGGAAGACCTGCGGGGGCCTCCTCTGGGACTCACTGTGCTTGGAGACATCAAGAGGCTGGCCATATCCCTCCGCCAGCTCCAAAGACAGAACCAAGCCCAGCTGGAAGAGCTTGGTCTCCAGTCTGGAGGCAGTCTTGCTGCTCGGCTCCCATTGGCTCCCACTGTGGCAACCGAGGGGAGCTGGGACATATCTGACAGGCGCTACAATGAGGGAGATTGTCCCGGGAACGGCACTGAGCTGCGACTGAGGAATGGCGGTCGATTTGAAAATGGCTCTGATGGGAAACTGATATGTCACACTCACTCCAACGGGAGGTGTCGCCAGCACTTGGCTGGACGACTGGACCCAGAAGTCTGGAAAACTGTCTTAAGCGTCGTATACGTCTTTCTAGTCTTTGGCTTAACATCTTTTGTCATGGTTATTGTACATGAGCGCGTCCCAGACATGAGGACGTATCCACCGCTTCCTGATATCTTCTTGGATAGGTATCAGCTTTTTAAGCAACATTAGGTCATTGAACGTACCTTGTCCCCATATCTAATCTGTATGCTGATACTGATGTTTTTTCACTCCTGACAGTGTTCCCAGAATTCCTTGGGCTTTTGCAATGGCTGAGGCGTGTGGCCTCATCCTGTGCTATATGCTTGTACTGATCTTGCTCCTTCATAAGCACAGGTAAGAATCAAAACCACACATTATGACAagcagaggtgggaatctttgggctccTTACTATTCAATTGCAATTACGATTGAGGAGCTACGATTTAATTAAACAATAATTATTGATACATCTTtgatttatgtatattgatggagttttacatttcttttcgttTCGCTTGCAActctaaaaaaacaatttgtgatAAACTGTTGAAATAATTCCTACATCTATCAAATTAATGAGAACGTGTGGAAAACTGGACGATAAGTCGTCGAttataaaggagctggtcggatctctgggtgaggtggctcgctgctgTCAGCCACATTTTAGAACTGTCAATTATTGACGTTTAGTTATCGATTATATAATTGTCCATGTccaaattgcgatgcatctaaaaatcaatTACCTCTAATTAGAgatgtcgataaatgctttaaaatgtaatatcggaaattatcggtatcagtttcaaagttatcagtatctgtttcaaaaagtaaagagtgccaataaaccttaaaggcacagcctttgcgtgccggcccagtcacattatatatgcagcttttacgcacgcacgcacacacacacacacacacacacac
This sequence is a window from Nerophis ophidion isolate RoL-2023_Sa linkage group LG09, RoL_Noph_v1.0, whole genome shotgun sequence. Protein-coding genes within it:
- the LOC133559018 gene encoding sphingomyelin synthase-related protein 1-like isoform X1, whose amino-acid sequence is MSHTVTAGVVYNAMASEHGASTWRCKQVAQWLQEHGFDNLVELLCTRHRLDGPSLLALTEEDLRGPPLGLTVLGDIKRLAISLRQLQRQNQAQLEELGLQSGGSLAARLPLAPTVATEGSWDISDRRYNEGDCPGNGTELRLRNGGRFENGSDGKLICHTHSNGRCRQHLAGRLDPEVWKTVLSVVYVFLVFGLTSFVMVIVHERVPDMRTYPPLPDIFLDSVPRIPWAFAMAEACGLILCYMLVLILLLHKHRSILLRRLCSLIGTVFLLRCCTMFVTSLSVPGQHLKCASKTYGDSWEKIQRTLTIWVGFGMTLTGVQTCGDYMFSGHTVVITMLNFFVTEYTPRGWNMIHTISWVLNLFGIFFILAAHEHYSIDVFIAFYITTRLFLYYHTLANTRAYQQSRRARIWFPMFSFFECNVNGPVPNQYHWPFSKPAFMKTLIGSLQVIHQVPPSGSGIFFSAFS
- the LOC133559018 gene encoding sphingomyelin synthase-related protein 1-like isoform X2 gives rise to the protein MSHTVTAGVVYNAMASEHGASTWRCKQVAQWLQEHGFDNLVELLCTRHRLDGPSLLALTEEDLRGPPLGLTVLGDIKRLAISLRQLQRQNQAQLEELGLQSGGSLAARLPLAPTVATEGSWDISDRRYNEGDCPGNGTELRLRNGGRFENGSDGKLICHTHSNGRCRQHLAGRLDPEVWKTVLSVVYVFLVFGLTSFVMVIVHERVPDMRTYPPLPDIFLDSVPRIPWAFAMAEACGLILCYMLVLILLLHKHRSILLRRLCSLIGTVFLLRCCTMFVTSLSVPGQHLKCASKTYGDSWEKIQRTLTIWVGFGMTLTGVQTCGDYMFSGHTVVITMLNFFVTEYTPRGWNMIHTISWVLNLFGIFFILAAHEHYSIDVFIAFYITTRLFLYYHTLANTRAYQQSRRARIWFPMFSFFECNVNGPVPNQYHWPFSKPAFMKTLIGIRRPGGVVPQHGCTVSFK
- the LOC133559018 gene encoding sphingomyelin synthase-related protein 1-like isoform X4; its protein translation is MSHTVTAGVVYNAMASEHGASTWRCKQVAQWLQEHGFDNLVELLCTRHRLDGPSLLALTEEDLRGPPLGLTVLGDIKRLAISLRQLQRQNQAQLEELGLQSGGSLAARLPLAPTVATEGSWDISDRRYNEGDCPGNGTELRLRNGGRFENGSDGKLICHTHSNGRCRQHLAGRLDPEVWKTVLSVVYVFLVFGLTSFVMVIVHERVPDMRTYPPLPDIFLDSVPRIPWAFAMAEACGLILCYMLVLILLLHKHRSILLRRLCSLIGTVFLLRCCTMFVTSLSVPGQHLKCASKTYGDSWEKIQRTLTIWVGFGMTLTGVQTCGDYMFSGHTVVITMLNFFVTEYTPRGWNMIHTISWVLNLFGIFFILAAHEHYSIDVFIAFYITTRLFLYYHTLANTRAYQQSRRARIWFPMFSFFECNVNGPVPNQYHWPFSKPAFMKTLIG
- the LOC133559018 gene encoding sphingomyelin synthase-related protein 1-like isoform X3, with amino-acid sequence MASEHGASTWRCKQVAQWLQEHGFDNLVELLCTRHRLDGPSLLALTEEDLRGPPLGLTVLGDIKRLAISLRQLQRQNQAQLEELGLQSGGSLAARLPLAPTVATEGSWDISDRRYNEGDCPGNGTELRLRNGGRFENGSDGKLICHTHSNGRCRQHLAGRLDPEVWKTVLSVVYVFLVFGLTSFVMVIVHERVPDMRTYPPLPDIFLDSVPRIPWAFAMAEACGLILCYMLVLILLLHKHRSILLRRLCSLIGTVFLLRCCTMFVTSLSVPGQHLKCASKTYGDSWEKIQRTLTIWVGFGMTLTGVQTCGDYMFSGHTVVITMLNFFVTEYTPRGWNMIHTISWVLNLFGIFFILAAHEHYSIDVFIAFYITTRLFLYYHTLANTRAYQQSRRARIWFPMFSFFECNVNGPVPNQYHWPFSKPAFMKTLIGSLQVIHQVPPSGSGIFFSAFS